One stretch of Methyloversatilis sp. RAC08 DNA includes these proteins:
- the glmU gene encoding bifunctional UDP-N-acetylglucosamine diphosphorylase/glucosamine-1-phosphate N-acetyltransferase GlmU: MQIVILAAGQGKRMRSALPKVLQPLSDRPLLGHVLRTAASLNPSRTCVVYGHGGDAVRAAFSDLQVDWALQAEQLGTGHAVMQAMPALSREEPVLILYGDVPLLRADTLVKLAEAASDDKLGILTVTLDDPTGYGRIVRDAAGRIVRIVEQKDATEGERKIHEVNTGIMVVPGARLAGWLTHLSNDNAQREYYLTDVVAAAVRDGVPVVSTQPARVSETLGVNDKAQLADLERTHQRENAERLLNEGVTLRDPARIDVRGELICGRDVEIDIGCIFEGRVELGDGVVVGAHSVLRNVTIAAGTRIAPFCHFDDATVGAGCQLGPYARLRPGARLAEDVHIGNFVEVKNSDIAAHSKANHLAYVGDATVGSRVNIGAGTICCNYDGANKFRTVIEDDVFIGSDTQLVAPVTVGRGATLGAGTTLTQDAPPGQLTIARARQITITGWTRPVKKK, encoded by the coding sequence ATGCAGATTGTTATCCTCGCCGCCGGTCAGGGCAAGCGCATGCGTTCCGCGCTGCCCAAGGTATTGCAACCGCTTTCCGACCGCCCGCTGCTCGGGCATGTGCTGCGTACCGCGGCTTCGCTGAATCCCTCGCGCACCTGTGTGGTGTATGGCCATGGCGGCGATGCCGTACGGGCCGCCTTCTCCGATCTGCAGGTCGACTGGGCGCTGCAGGCCGAACAACTGGGTACCGGCCATGCGGTGATGCAGGCGATGCCGGCGCTCTCGCGCGAAGAACCAGTGCTCATTCTTTATGGCGACGTGCCGTTGCTGCGCGCCGACACGCTGGTCAAGCTGGCCGAAGCGGCCAGCGACGACAAGCTCGGCATCCTGACCGTCACCCTTGACGACCCCACCGGCTACGGTCGCATCGTGCGCGACGCCGCCGGGCGCATCGTGCGCATCGTCGAGCAGAAGGACGCGACCGAGGGCGAGCGCAAGATCCATGAAGTGAACACCGGCATCATGGTGGTGCCTGGCGCACGGCTGGCCGGCTGGCTGACGCACCTGTCGAACGACAACGCGCAGCGCGAGTACTACCTGACCGACGTGGTTGCCGCCGCGGTGCGCGACGGCGTGCCGGTGGTGAGCACGCAACCGGCGCGGGTTTCGGAAACGCTCGGCGTGAACGACAAGGCGCAACTTGCCGACCTTGAACGCACCCATCAGCGCGAGAACGCCGAGCGCCTGCTGAATGAGGGCGTCACGCTGCGCGACCCGGCGCGCATCGACGTGCGCGGCGAGCTCATCTGCGGGCGTGACGTCGAGATCGACATCGGCTGCATCTTCGAAGGTCGCGTCGAACTGGGCGACGGCGTTGTCGTCGGTGCCCACTCGGTGCTGCGCAACGTCACCATCGCCGCCGGCACGCGCATCGCGCCGTTCTGCCACTTCGATGACGCCACAGTCGGCGCCGGCTGCCAGCTCGGCCCGTACGCCCGCCTGCGCCCCGGCGCCAGACTGGCCGAAGATGTGCACATCGGCAATTTCGTCGAAGTGAAAAACAGCGACATCGCCGCCCACAGCAAGGCCAACCACCTGGCCTACGTTGGCGACGCCACCGTGGGCAGCCGCGTGAACATCGGTGCCGGCACCATCTGCTGCAATTACGATGGCGCGAACAAATTCCGTACCGTGATCGAAGACGACGTGTTCATCGGCTCCGATACCCAGCTTGTGGCGCCGGTCACCGTCGGCCGTGGCGCCACGCTGGGCGCCGGCACCACGCTGACCCAGGACGCACCGCCGGGCCAGCTCACGATTGCCCGCGCCCGCCAGATCACGATCACCGGCTGGACCCGGCCGGTGAAGAAGAAGTAA